In one Curtobacterium citreum genomic region, the following are encoded:
- a CDS encoding carbohydrate ABC transporter permease, protein MSASTQLRSRATSPAPVRPGQRRARLRSGLTRWLFVIPAAVFVALFFGYPVVKNVVMSFQDYTTKTFFTGEAPWVGFGNYVSVFTSAVFTTSVVNTALFTAGSIVLQFVLGLGLALFFRRHFPLSGFLRGLLLLPWLLPLIASSAVWKWLLDQDSGALNQLLGIVGIGPVPWLVSPSLALIAVIGVNVWLGIPFNTTILYSGLQSVPPELYEAGALDGATGFKAFWYITWPSIRSVVSVVIVLGVVYTLKVVDIILGLTGGGPANSTQTLATNAYHQSFINFQFGIGAAVSNVLIVVSFVFAMVYIAISRKAVDE, encoded by the coding sequence ATGAGCGCCTCGACCCAGCTCCGTTCGCGAGCGACGTCCCCGGCCCCCGTACGACCCGGACAGCGCCGCGCGCGGCTCCGTTCCGGCCTGACCCGATGGCTGTTCGTCATCCCGGCCGCCGTCTTCGTGGCCCTGTTCTTCGGCTACCCGGTGGTCAAGAACGTCGTGATGTCGTTCCAGGACTACACGACCAAGACCTTCTTCACCGGCGAGGCCCCGTGGGTGGGCTTCGGCAACTACGTCTCGGTGTTCACGAGCGCCGTCTTCACGACGAGCGTCGTCAACACCGCCCTCTTCACCGCGGGATCGATCGTCCTGCAGTTCGTCCTCGGGCTCGGGCTCGCGCTGTTCTTCCGGCGGCACTTCCCGCTGTCCGGGTTCCTGCGCGGCCTGCTGCTGCTGCCGTGGCTGCTCCCCCTCATCGCCTCGAGCGCGGTGTGGAAGTGGCTGCTCGACCAGGACAGCGGCGCACTGAACCAGCTGCTCGGGATCGTCGGCATCGGGCCGGTGCCGTGGCTGGTCAGCCCGAGCCTCGCGCTCATCGCGGTGATCGGCGTCAACGTCTGGCTCGGCATCCCGTTCAACACCACGATCCTGTACAGCGGGCTGCAGTCCGTCCCGCCGGAGCTCTACGAGGCCGGCGCGCTCGACGGCGCCACCGGGTTCAAGGCCTTCTGGTACATCACCTGGCCGAGCATCCGGTCGGTGGTCAGCGTGGTGATCGTGCTCGGGGTCGTCTACACGCTGAAGGTCGTGGACATCATCCTCGGCCTGACCGGTGGCGGACCGGCGAACTCGACGCAGACGCTCGCCACGAACGCGTACCACCAGTCGTTCATCAACTTCCAGTTCGGCATCGGAGCCGCGGTGAGCAACGTGCTCATCGTCGTCTCGTTCGTCTTCGCGATGGTCTACATCGCGATCTCCAGGAAGGCGGTCGACGAATGA
- a CDS encoding sugar ABC transporter substrate-binding protein produces the protein MKHRFHSSSRRIRALVGAVAVVATVPLVLSGCSGSGSASSGGGSKTLTIEDYYAANYDTIYQQCAKTVGAQVKINHVAGAGLISKVLQQASSRTLPDVLMLDNPDVQQIAASGALSDLGDYGLDANDDVPGVKGANTYEGKLYGLQPVTNSIALYYNKKLLSDAGVQPPKTWDELKAAAKKLTSGSTYGFAMSNINTYEGTWQFLPFFWSNGGDEKDIATPEAAQALQLVEDLQNDGSMSKSSINWAQADVNNQFIAGKAAMMINGPWQLPALKEAKNLEFDSVPIPTRTGSATVAPLGGEAFTVPQTGDKEKMQLAGKFVGCLNSDKMQNVIAGVTGNVPTNTEVGAAWAKDHQDVASFVTTVQTARARTGELGPDWPKAATKIYTAVQLALTGKADPEQALEQAQSQNQ, from the coding sequence ATGAAGCACCGGTTCCACTCCTCGTCCCGCCGGATCCGCGCCCTCGTCGGCGCGGTCGCCGTGGTCGCCACGGTCCCCCTCGTCCTGTCCGGCTGCTCCGGCTCCGGGTCCGCCTCGTCCGGCGGCGGCTCCAAGACCCTCACGATCGAGGACTACTACGCCGCCAACTACGACACCATCTACCAGCAGTGCGCGAAGACCGTCGGCGCCCAGGTGAAGATCAACCACGTCGCCGGCGCCGGCCTCATCTCGAAGGTGCTGCAGCAGGCGTCGTCGCGGACGCTGCCCGACGTGCTCATGCTCGACAACCCGGACGTGCAGCAGATCGCCGCGTCCGGCGCCCTGTCCGACCTCGGCGACTACGGCCTCGACGCGAACGACGACGTCCCGGGCGTCAAGGGCGCGAACACGTACGAGGGCAAGCTCTACGGTCTGCAGCCCGTCACGAACTCGATCGCGCTGTACTACAACAAGAAGCTCCTGTCGGACGCCGGGGTGCAGCCCCCGAAGACGTGGGACGAGCTCAAGGCCGCCGCGAAGAAGCTCACGAGCGGGTCGACGTACGGCTTCGCGATGAGCAACATCAACACCTACGAGGGCACCTGGCAGTTCCTGCCGTTCTTCTGGTCGAACGGCGGTGACGAGAAGGACATCGCGACGCCCGAGGCGGCACAGGCCCTGCAGCTCGTCGAGGACCTGCAGAACGACGGCTCGATGTCGAAGAGCTCGATCAACTGGGCGCAGGCCGACGTGAACAACCAGTTCATCGCCGGCAAGGCCGCGATGATGATCAACGGCCCGTGGCAGCTGCCGGCGCTGAAGGAAGCGAAGAACCTGGAGTTCGACAGCGTCCCGATCCCGACCCGCACCGGCTCGGCGACCGTCGCCCCGCTCGGCGGCGAGGCCTTCACCGTCCCGCAGACCGGCGACAAGGAGAAGATGCAGCTCGCCGGCAAGTTCGTCGGCTGCCTGAACAGCGACAAGATGCAGAACGTCATCGCGGGCGTCACCGGCAACGTGCCGACGAACACCGAAGTCGGCGCCGCGTGGGCGAAGGACCACCAGGACGTCGCGTCCTTCGTGACCACGGTGCAGACCGCTCGGGCCCGCACCGGCGAGCTCGGCCCGGACTGGCCCAAGGCCGCCACGAAGATCTACACCGCCGTGCAGCTCGCGCTGACCGGGAAGGCCGACCCCGAGCAGGCGCTCGAGCAGGCGCAGTCACAGAACCAGTAG
- a CDS encoding LacI family DNA-binding transcriptional regulator, whose protein sequence is MATMQQVADRAGVSIATVSFVVNGTKYVTPATTARVEAAMRELKFRGNLVARALASRRTRIIALLFPTVGNRFSPTTSEFFMSAAERASQRGYHLVLWPVDPAGEDLDDLVSGGLVDGVVLMEVRMDDPRVRKLSELDVPFTLIGRTRDSSDLPFVDIDFETTIEDSLDHLQGLGHRRFGLVLENLEGTPMAGYAPHLRVEDTFRRSVAARGAVGTVVYAGAGSEGGREAARALLDADPEVSGVLVMKDDSSAGLLVGLSAAGRRVPDDVSVLSIASSGTAGDQHHPRLTTMVAPGRELGERAADALIDQLDGASEGKPHFLLPCVLRPAESVAAAPTGATA, encoded by the coding sequence ATGGCCACGATGCAGCAGGTCGCCGACCGCGCCGGCGTCTCGATCGCGACGGTGTCCTTCGTCGTCAACGGCACGAAGTACGTCACGCCGGCGACCACCGCCCGGGTCGAGGCGGCGATGCGCGAGCTGAAGTTCCGCGGCAACCTCGTGGCACGGGCGCTCGCGAGCCGGCGGACCCGGATCATCGCGCTGCTGTTCCCGACCGTCGGCAACCGGTTCAGCCCGACGACGTCGGAGTTCTTCATGAGCGCCGCCGAGCGGGCGTCCCAGCGCGGCTACCACCTGGTGCTCTGGCCGGTCGACCCCGCTGGCGAGGACCTCGACGACCTCGTGTCGGGCGGGCTCGTCGACGGGGTCGTGCTCATGGAGGTGCGGATGGACGACCCGCGCGTCCGGAAGCTCAGCGAGCTCGACGTGCCCTTCACGCTGATCGGCCGGACCCGGGACAGCAGCGACCTGCCGTTCGTCGACATCGACTTCGAGACCACCATCGAGGACTCCCTCGACCACCTGCAGGGCCTCGGCCACCGCCGGTTCGGGCTCGTGCTCGAGAACCTCGAGGGCACGCCGATGGCCGGGTACGCCCCGCACCTGCGTGTCGAGGACACCTTCCGACGGTCCGTCGCGGCCCGCGGCGCCGTCGGGACCGTGGTCTACGCCGGAGCCGGCAGCGAGGGCGGACGCGAGGCGGCCCGCGCACTGCTCGACGCCGACCCGGAGGTCTCGGGCGTGCTCGTCATGAAGGACGACTCGTCCGCCGGGCTCCTCGTCGGGCTCTCCGCGGCCGGGCGACGGGTCCCCGACGACGTCTCGGTGCTGAGCATCGCCTCGTCCGGGACGGCGGGCGACCAGCACCACCCCCGCCTGACGACGATGGTCGCCCCGGGTCGCGAGCTCGGCGAGCGTGCGGCGGACGCCCTGATCGACCAGCTCGACGGCGCGAGCGAGGGCAAACCGCACTTCCTGCTGCCCTGCGTGCTCCGCCCCGCGGAGTCGGTGGCCGCGGCCCCCACCGGCGCGACCGCCTGA
- a CDS encoding ABC transporter substrate-binding protein, with amino-acid sequence MAIDRRLFLLGGAGVLLLAGCSTRPERTTVQDWPTDPPDGDVTISWWAGQVASKDGGDLRRRLIAEFRREHPNIRVRIVSAPSDTDTNRTSLTTQIAAGSPTPDVYLGDVAWPGQFAKNKLATPVNELVGADFFEQFPEGLRQAASVDGTYYMFPLYIDESFFLYRQDLLDKHGFQVPRSWEEVKDTAAKLVDTGDVSYGLAFQGDVYEGLTCNVTEFVADAGGSLLNDDLTRPETTSSETKRAFEFMRSLIADGAAPRATLTYQEQDTNDAFSGGRAAFLRNWSYAWGIANGPDSAVAGKVGLAARPTFDGTDEHHSTIGGWGNYINPHTQQPAAALTFARWMSSETAQQFLTREGGVLPARSASLVSEDAKRQNRPTYDTAAGITLVPRPTSTAYYPKVSQGVYQNGNSILGGQASVDGGTRAMASAISLALSGEAL; translated from the coding sequence ATGGCCATCGACCGGAGACTGTTCCTGCTCGGGGGAGCGGGGGTGCTGCTGCTCGCCGGCTGCTCCACGCGACCCGAGCGCACCACCGTCCAGGACTGGCCGACGGACCCACCGGACGGTGACGTCACGATCAGCTGGTGGGCCGGACAGGTCGCCTCGAAGGACGGCGGCGACCTGCGACGGCGGCTCATCGCGGAGTTCCGGCGGGAGCACCCGAACATCCGCGTCCGGATCGTCAGCGCACCGAGCGACACCGACACGAACCGGACGAGCCTGACGACGCAGATCGCCGCGGGCAGCCCCACGCCGGACGTGTACCTCGGCGACGTGGCCTGGCCGGGACAGTTCGCGAAGAACAAGCTCGCGACGCCCGTGAACGAGCTCGTCGGGGCGGACTTCTTCGAGCAGTTCCCCGAGGGACTGCGGCAGGCGGCGAGCGTCGACGGGACGTACTACATGTTCCCGCTCTACATCGACGAGTCGTTCTTCCTGTACCGCCAGGACCTGCTCGACAAGCACGGCTTCCAGGTGCCCCGGTCGTGGGAGGAGGTCAAGGACACCGCCGCGAAGCTCGTCGACACCGGTGACGTCAGCTACGGCCTGGCGTTCCAGGGCGACGTGTACGAGGGGCTGACGTGCAACGTGACCGAGTTCGTCGCGGACGCCGGCGGCTCGCTCCTGAACGACGACCTGACCCGGCCGGAGACCACGAGCTCGGAGACCAAGCGCGCCTTCGAGTTCATGCGCTCGCTCATCGCCGACGGCGCCGCACCCCGGGCGACCCTGACCTACCAGGAGCAGGACACGAACGACGCCTTCTCGGGTGGACGGGCGGCCTTCCTGCGGAACTGGTCGTACGCGTGGGGGATCGCGAACGGGCCGGACTCGGCCGTCGCGGGCAAGGTCGGGCTCGCCGCCCGACCGACGTTCGACGGCACGGACGAGCACCACTCGACGATCGGCGGGTGGGGGAACTACATCAACCCGCACACCCAGCAGCCCGCCGCCGCGCTGACCTTCGCCCGGTGGATGTCGAGCGAGACCGCGCAGCAGTTCCTGACCCGCGAGGGCGGTGTCCTGCCGGCCCGCAGTGCGAGCCTGGTCAGCGAGGACGCGAAGCGCCAGAACCGGCCGACGTACGACACGGCCGCCGGCATCACGCTCGTGCCCCGCCCGACGTCGACCGCGTACTACCCGAAGGTCTCGCAGGGCGTCTACCAGAACGGCAACAGCATCCTCGGGGGCCAGGCGTCGGTGGACGGCGGCACCCGGGCGATGGCCTCGGCGATCTCGCTCGCCCTGTCGGGGGAGGCGCTGTGA
- a CDS encoding carbohydrate ABC transporter permease, translated as MSAGTATRPAARTPGAGPDGYRRTPARSRMERIRARGAWGFAAPALLVVAAVTIFPVVYSIVLSFADVEIGYDGFSIQGFGLGNYAALLQSADWYRALGFTVLYTLVTVSVELVLGMLVALVLERLGVTRGWMLALMLVPWSLVTIVNAQLWKYIYDSTYGVATWFFGLFGDAPVILGEPVPAITGLMVADIWKTTPFVAIILLAGLVQISEDHYEAAELDGANGWQTFWRVVLPQLTPTLTIAVLFRVLQAFGVFDLPFVLTNGGPGTATQSLAIMGYKVLFQDINIGPGVAIATSTAVIVAAGCLLFLRAFRNQAKGGDD; from the coding sequence GTGAGCGCCGGGACCGCCACCCGGCCCGCCGCACGGACCCCGGGCGCCGGACCGGACGGGTACCGCCGGACCCCGGCCCGGTCGCGCATGGAGCGCATCCGGGCGCGCGGGGCGTGGGGCTTCGCGGCCCCGGCGCTCCTCGTGGTCGCCGCGGTGACGATCTTCCCGGTCGTGTACTCGATCGTCCTGAGCTTCGCGGACGTCGAGATCGGCTACGACGGCTTCAGCATCCAGGGCTTCGGGCTCGGCAACTACGCGGCCCTGCTGCAGAGCGCCGACTGGTACCGGGCGCTCGGCTTCACGGTGCTGTACACGCTCGTGACCGTCTCGGTCGAGCTCGTCCTCGGCATGCTCGTCGCGCTCGTCCTCGAGCGGCTCGGGGTCACCCGCGGGTGGATGCTCGCGCTGATGCTCGTCCCGTGGTCGCTCGTCACGATCGTGAACGCCCAGCTGTGGAAGTACATCTACGACTCGACGTACGGCGTCGCGACGTGGTTCTTCGGGCTGTTCGGGGACGCCCCGGTCATCCTCGGCGAACCGGTCCCCGCGATCACCGGCCTGATGGTCGCCGACATCTGGAAGACGACGCCGTTCGTCGCGATCATCCTGCTCGCGGGGCTCGTGCAGATCTCCGAGGACCACTACGAGGCGGCAGAGCTCGACGGCGCGAACGGGTGGCAGACGTTCTGGCGCGTGGTGCTCCCGCAGCTCACGCCGACGCTGACGATCGCGGTGCTCTTCCGCGTCCTGCAGGCGTTCGGCGTCTTCGACCTGCCGTTCGTGCTGACGAACGGCGGCCCGGGCACCGCGACCCAGTCGCTCGCGATCATGGGCTACAAGGTGCTCTTCCAGGACATCAACATCGGACCGGGCGTGGCCATCGCGACGAGCACGGCGGTCATCGTCGCGGCGGGGTGCCTGCTGTTCCTCCGGGCGTTCCGGAACCAGGCGAAGGGAGGGGACGACTGA
- a CDS encoding carbohydrate ABC transporter permease, which yields MPRTRVRKGWRRWVNTINVSGVVIAVLTALPLYWLVSTSLKPSSEIAQSPPTVWPRSLTFDNFVTAFRDNALGQYMVNSVVVSVSTTVIVLALSFLAGYALAGRWIAGRTAIMTSLLMLSVFPAIAVLTPLYLLERNLGLLNSYPGLIVPYVAFNLPFAIWIMRNYLQGIPSTIEEASEIDGAGAWRTVLSVILPMSKPGLFTVGVFTFTASWSEFLMALTFNSENSFRTIPVGIALFGTQFTVPFAQIFAASVAATIPIVILVLVFRRSIVSGLTSGAVKG from the coding sequence ATGCCCCGGACACGTGTGCGCAAGGGCTGGCGGCGGTGGGTCAACACGATCAACGTCAGCGGCGTCGTCATCGCGGTGCTCACCGCACTGCCGCTGTACTGGCTCGTCTCGACGTCCCTCAAGCCGTCGTCCGAGATCGCGCAGTCGCCGCCGACGGTCTGGCCGCGCTCCCTGACGTTCGACAACTTCGTCACGGCGTTCCGGGACAACGCGCTCGGGCAGTACATGGTGAACAGCGTCGTCGTGTCGGTCTCGACGACGGTGATCGTCCTCGCGCTGTCGTTCCTCGCCGGGTACGCGCTCGCCGGCCGGTGGATCGCGGGGCGGACGGCGATCATGACGTCGCTGCTGATGCTGTCGGTGTTCCCGGCGATCGCGGTGCTGACGCCGCTGTACCTGCTCGAGCGGAACCTCGGGCTGCTCAACTCGTACCCGGGGCTGATCGTGCCGTACGTGGCGTTCAACCTGCCGTTCGCCATCTGGATCATGCGGAACTACCTGCAGGGCATCCCCTCGACGATCGAGGAGGCCTCCGAGATCGACGGCGCCGGAGCCTGGCGCACGGTGCTGTCGGTGATCCTGCCGATGTCGAAGCCGGGGCTCTTCACGGTCGGCGTGTTCACGTTCACCGCGTCGTGGAGCGAGTTCCTGATGGCGCTGACGTTCAACAGCGAGAACTCGTTCCGCACGATCCCGGTCGGCATCGCGCTCTTCGGCACCCAGTTCACGGTGCCGTTCGCGCAGATCTTCGCGGCGAGCGTGGCGGCGACGATCCCGATCGTCATCCTCGTGCTGGTGTTCCGCCGGTCCATCGTGTCGGGGCTCACCTCGGGTGCCGTGAAGGGCTGA
- a CDS encoding MarR family winged helix-turn-helix transcriptional regulator, whose amino-acid sequence MSEIDLTAALTRLEAAMGALRGRLRERLSVSGSDLTVLQFVARAEAAERKVRVKDLVSHLGLTSPAVTGTIDRLERAGHLCRVPNPDDGRSRFIELTPETQRAYASAMDSTNEHLHELLSSFSERDRVKYVRVINRVIEALEYGAPTP is encoded by the coding sequence GTGAGCGAGATCGACCTGACCGCCGCCCTGACCCGGCTCGAAGCCGCGATGGGCGCACTGCGTGGACGACTCCGTGAACGCCTGTCGGTCTCCGGCTCGGACCTGACCGTGCTGCAGTTCGTCGCTCGCGCGGAGGCCGCGGAGCGGAAGGTCCGCGTGAAGGACCTGGTCTCGCACCTCGGCCTGACGAGTCCCGCGGTGACGGGCACGATCGACCGCCTGGAGCGGGCCGGGCACCTGTGCCGCGTCCCGAACCCCGACGACGGCCGCAGCCGGTTCATCGAGCTCACCCCGGAGACCCAGCGCGCCTACGCGTCCGCCATGGACAGCACCAACGAGCATCTGCACGAGCTGTTGTCCTCCTTCTCGGAACGCGACCGGGTCAAGTACGTGCGGGTGATCAACCGCGTGATCGAGGCGCTCGAGTACGGCGCTCCGACCCCCTGA
- a CDS encoding helix-turn-helix transcriptional regulator yields the protein MADPLIEAFAAEATIAPVRFEVSGTRTDHAVRDLGGIYAGDRWSASASGGRFDYRYTAIGDSEVTIRRSQMHGEIRGVVQGGGDYVVTWISAGTGEVEVRGERWPMERDVPVLFPADEEFWFTSADYDQRLVHFDRDFVRRVAATRGEVGEQGLRFDGFRSPEATVGQRWQGALTALSRALRVGGPESDAWQDAKVSAAEVFLDMFPPQTDDLPDVLAETRNARLRAAVEYIHAHAAEDVSITDLSDAAGLSVRSVQESFRRVFDVSPLTYLRQVRLDHVHEELLEAGPHAGAVGDIARRWGFAHLGRFSASYAERFGEYPKQTLWR from the coding sequence GTGGCTGACCCGCTCATCGAGGCGTTCGCCGCCGAGGCCACGATCGCCCCGGTCCGGTTCGAGGTGTCCGGCACCCGGACCGACCACGCCGTCCGCGACCTCGGAGGCATCTACGCCGGCGACCGGTGGAGCGCGAGCGCGTCCGGCGGCCGGTTCGACTACCGGTACACCGCGATCGGCGACAGCGAGGTGACGATCCGCCGGTCCCAGATGCACGGCGAGATCCGCGGCGTCGTCCAGGGCGGCGGCGACTACGTCGTCACGTGGATCAGCGCCGGCACCGGCGAGGTCGAGGTCCGCGGGGAGCGCTGGCCGATGGAGCGGGACGTCCCCGTGCTGTTCCCCGCGGACGAGGAGTTCTGGTTCACGAGCGCCGACTACGACCAGCGGCTCGTGCACTTCGACCGCGACTTCGTGCGTCGGGTCGCGGCCACCCGCGGCGAGGTCGGCGAGCAGGGGCTGCGCTTCGACGGGTTCCGCTCACCCGAGGCGACGGTCGGGCAGCGCTGGCAGGGGGCGCTCACGGCGCTGTCCCGGGCGCTGCGCGTCGGCGGGCCGGAGTCGGACGCGTGGCAGGACGCCAAGGTGTCGGCCGCCGAGGTCTTCCTCGACATGTTCCCCCCGCAGACCGACGACCTGCCCGACGTCCTGGCGGAGACCCGGAACGCCCGGCTGCGCGCCGCGGTGGAGTACATCCACGCGCACGCGGCCGAGGACGTCAGCATCACGGACCTGTCCGACGCCGCCGGCCTGAGCGTCCGGTCCGTGCAGGAGTCCTTCCGCCGGGTCTTCGACGTGTCGCCGCTGACGTACCTGCGCCAGGTCCGGCTCGACCACGTGCACGAGGAGCTGCTCGAGGCCGGGCCGCACGCCGGTGCCGTGGGGGACATCGCGCGGCGGTGGGGCTTCGCGCACCTCGGGCGGTTCTCGGCGTCGTACGCCGAGCGGTTCGGCGAGTACCCGAAGCAGACGCTCTGGCGCTGA
- a CDS encoding LacI family DNA-binding transcriptional regulator — translation MQTALDTPPGPGRVTIADVARAAGVSIPTVSKVINNRDGVAAATIVRVQEVVERLGYETSLVARSLRSTRTNVIGILVTEFEPFSTELLRGISAATTGTGYELLAYAGLLTGSSRPGWERRSLSRLSGTLIDGAIVVTPSEAMSAASIPVVAIDPHTGPEGHATVDTDNAAGAREAVEHLLALGHTRIAHLQGRGDLASSQLRDAGFRAAMAAAGVPVDEHLVRPGDYQEERSAAVAHELLTLPDRPTAVFAANDSSAIGVLHAAEALGLRVPEDLSVVGFDDVPQASTTTPPLTTVAQPLVDLGASAVSMLLAMLRGEPTTDHVRLRTTLRVRSSTAAPPVARG, via the coding sequence ATGCAGACGGCCCTCGACACCCCGCCCGGACCGGGCCGGGTCACGATCGCGGACGTCGCGCGGGCTGCCGGGGTGTCCATCCCGACGGTGTCGAAGGTGATCAACAACCGGGACGGTGTGGCCGCGGCGACGATCGTGCGCGTGCAGGAGGTCGTCGAGCGACTCGGGTACGAGACCTCGCTCGTCGCGCGGAGCCTGCGGAGCACCCGGACGAACGTGATCGGCATCCTGGTCACCGAGTTCGAGCCGTTCTCGACCGAGCTGCTGCGCGGCATCTCCGCCGCGACGACGGGCACCGGGTACGAGCTGCTCGCCTACGCCGGCCTGCTCACCGGGTCGAGCCGACCGGGCTGGGAGCGGCGGTCGCTGTCCCGCCTGTCCGGCACGCTCATCGACGGCGCGATCGTCGTCACCCCGTCCGAGGCGATGTCCGCCGCGTCGATCCCCGTCGTCGCGATCGACCCGCACACCGGGCCGGAGGGCCACGCCACCGTCGACACCGACAACGCCGCCGGCGCCCGCGAGGCCGTCGAGCACCTCCTCGCCCTCGGGCACACCCGGATCGCGCACCTGCAGGGTCGCGGCGACCTGGCGTCGTCCCAGCTCCGCGACGCGGGCTTCCGCGCGGCGATGGCGGCGGCGGGCGTCCCGGTGGACGAGCACCTCGTCCGCCCCGGCGACTACCAGGAGGAGCGCTCCGCCGCGGTCGCGCACGAGCTCCTGACCCTGCCGGACCGGCCGACCGCGGTCTTCGCGGCGAACGACTCGTCGGCGATCGGCGTGCTGCACGCGGCCGAGGCGCTGGGGCTCCGCGTCCCCGAGGACCTGTCGGTGGTCGGCTTCGACGACGTGCCGCAGGCGTCGACGACCACGCCGCCGCTGACCACCGTCGCCCAGCCGCTGGTCGACCTCGGCGCGAGCGCGGTGTCCATGCTGCTCGCGATGCTCCGCGGCGAGCCGACGACCGACCACGTGCGGCTCCGCACGACGCTGCGCGTCCGCAGCAGCACGGCGGCGCCGCCGGTCGCGCGCGGCTGA
- a CDS encoding ABC transporter substrate-binding protein, whose protein sequence is MTRKIRAAAAIALIGATALTAAGCSAGSDASSDGGKVTMTFWHNSTTGPGKAFWDQTVKDFEAKNPNVTIKVQAIQNEDLDGKLQTALNSGSAPDVFLQRGGGKMAAMVNAGQLLDISDSIGSTAKSEISEGSFKGYQQDGKTWAMPVDVNPEGIWYSQDLFKQAGIEGTPTTMEELNADIQKLKDAGIQPVAVGAKDAWPAAHWYYNFALRACPESVLNKTSQDLKFTNSCWKQAGEETKAFFDTKPFNDGYLTTAAQQGAGSSAGLIANHKAAMELMGAWDPGVISSLTPDGKPLSDLGFFPFPEVSGGKGAPGSMMGAVDGYSCSAKAPKKACTDFLNYMTEKPVQEAYYKAFNAIPANKSAQSVVTEPYLKSVLEAYNKAPFVSNYLDTVYGQNVGNALNTSVVDLLAGKGSVSDIVSTVNQAAAKG, encoded by the coding sequence ATGACGAGGAAGATCCGTGCCGCGGCAGCCATCGCGCTGATCGGGGCGACCGCTCTCACAGCGGCAGGCTGCTCAGCGGGCAGCGATGCCTCCAGCGACGGCGGCAAGGTCACCATGACCTTCTGGCACAACTCGACGACCGGTCCGGGCAAGGCCTTCTGGGACCAGACCGTCAAGGACTTCGAGGCGAAGAACCCGAACGTCACGATCAAGGTCCAGGCCATCCAGAACGAGGACCTCGACGGCAAGCTGCAGACCGCCCTGAACTCCGGTTCGGCCCCGGACGTGTTCCTGCAGCGCGGCGGCGGCAAGATGGCCGCCATGGTCAACGCCGGCCAGCTGCTCGACATCTCCGACTCGATCGGGTCCACCGCGAAGTCCGAGATCAGCGAGGGCTCGTTCAAGGGCTACCAGCAGGACGGCAAGACGTGGGCCATGCCGGTCGACGTCAACCCCGAGGGCATCTGGTACAGCCAGGACCTCTTCAAGCAGGCCGGCATCGAGGGCACCCCCACCACGATGGAGGAGCTGAACGCCGACATCCAGAAGCTCAAGGACGCGGGCATCCAGCCGGTCGCCGTGGGTGCGAAGGACGCCTGGCCGGCCGCACACTGGTACTACAACTTCGCGCTCCGGGCCTGCCCCGAGAGCGTCCTCAACAAGACCTCGCAGGACCTGAAGTTCACGAACTCGTGCTGGAAGCAGGCCGGCGAGGAGACCAAGGCCTTCTTCGACACGAAGCCCTTCAACGACGGCTACCTGACCACCGCCGCACAGCAGGGCGCCGGCAGCTCGGCCGGTCTCATCGCGAACCACAAGGCGGCCATGGAGCTCATGGGCGCGTGGGACCCGGGTGTGATCTCCTCGCTCACCCCGGACGGCAAGCCGCTGTCCGACCTCGGCTTCTTCCCCTTCCCGGAGGTCTCCGGCGGCAAGGGCGCACCCGGCTCGATGATGGGTGCCGTCGACGGGTACTCCTGCTCGGCGAAGGCCCCGAAGAAGGCCTGCACCGACTTCCTCAACTACATGACCGAGAAGCCCGTGCAGGAGGCCTACTACAAGGCGTTCAACGCGATCCCCGCGAACAAGTCGGCCCAGTCGGTCGTCACCGAGCCCTACCTGAAGAGCGTGCTCGAGGCCTACAACAAGGCACCGTTCGTCTCGAACTACCTCGACACCGTCTACGGCCAGAACGTCGGCAACGCCCTCAACACGAGCGTCGTCGACCTGCTCGCCGGCAAGGGGTCCGTGTCGGACATCGTCTCGACCGTCAACCAGGCAGCAGCGAAGGGCTGA